The following proteins are co-located in the Ketogulonicigenium robustum genome:
- a CDS encoding DUF5333 domain-containing protein produces the protein MRRFMLAMMVTTLMPSMALAQARPPLGQVAQVTEPLITAAMAYEISRVCGAVNIRLLRGIGYLNGIKSTARGLGYSSVEIDSFVDDRTQKRNLEDVARGRLRDLGAIDGQPETFCAVGRSQIAAGSQIGRLLH, from the coding sequence ATGCGGCGTTTTATGTTAGCAATGATGGTCACGACCCTAATGCCGTCCATGGCACTGGCCCAAGCGCGCCCGCCCTTGGGGCAAGTGGCGCAAGTGACCGAGCCACTGATCACCGCCGCGATGGCCTATGAAATCAGCCGTGTGTGCGGGGCGGTCAATATTCGTCTGCTGCGCGGCATCGGGTATCTGAACGGAATTAAATCAACCGCGCGGGGCCTCGGCTATAGCAGCGTCGAGATTGATAGCTTTGTCGATGACCGCACGCAGAAGCGGAATCTGGAAGACGTCGCGCGCGGGCGCTTGCGGGATTTGGGTGCGATTGACGGCCAACCCGAGACGTTTTGCGCGGTTGGGCGCAGCCAAATCGCAGCCGGTAGCCAGATCGGTCGCCTGCTGCACTGA
- the nuoG gene encoding NADH-quinone oxidoreductase subunit NuoG, translating to MNDLRKISIDGRVVEVPAAMTLIQACEAAGVEIPRFCYHERLSIAGNCRMCLVEVVGGPPKPTASCAMQVRDLRPGPEGAPPVVLTQSPMVQKARAGVMEFLLVNHPLDCPICDQGGECDLQDQAFAYGRSESRFILPKRASDDIDLGPLVETHMTRCISCTRCVRFTTEVAGITQMGQTGRGEDAEVTSYLGQTLDSNLQGNIIDLCPVGALTSKPYAFTARPWELTKTPSIDVMDALGSNIRIDTRGREVMRILPRNHDGVNEEWISDKTRFIWDGIRRQRLDRPYIREDGRLRPVSWPEALALLAQKATGVKVAGLVGDLASVEAAYALKLLVESLGGQVESRLDGAALPLERGGYAGTARIDDIDHARHITLIGTNPRVESPVLNARIRKAWLAGAEVTMVGTPADLTYAVHHAGDSAAAIADLPRDPVEGGLIIIGQGALMDGGATLAAAFDLAAAQGGKVLVLHTAAARVGALDVGAATEGGLDAALQGAGLIYALGVDEIDLPEGPFVVYQGSHGDRGAHRADLILPAACYAEESGLFVNTEGRPQLALRAGFPPGEARENWAVLRAVSSALGAPLPWDTLAALRQHLVQAHPHLGLLDVVPENPAPALAQGPLGQGTFPAVVTEFYLTNPIARASALMGQLAAGVSRRAIAAE from the coding sequence ATGAACGACCTACGCAAGATCAGCATCGACGGGCGGGTAGTAGAAGTCCCCGCCGCCATGACCCTGATACAGGCCTGTGAGGCCGCCGGGGTCGAAATTCCGCGATTCTGTTACCACGAACGCCTCTCGATTGCGGGGAACTGCCGCATGTGTTTGGTCGAAGTGGTCGGCGGGCCGCCGAAACCTACGGCCTCTTGCGCGATGCAGGTGCGCGACCTGCGCCCCGGCCCCGAAGGTGCGCCGCCGGTGGTGTTGACACAAAGCCCGATGGTGCAAAAAGCGCGGGCGGGGGTGATGGAATTCCTGCTGGTCAATCACCCGCTGGACTGTCCGATTTGCGACCAAGGGGGCGAGTGCGATCTGCAAGACCAGGCCTTTGCTTATGGTCGCAGTGAAAGCCGGTTCATCCTGCCCAAGCGCGCCTCGGACGATATCGATCTGGGGCCGCTGGTCGAGACTCATATGACGCGCTGCATCAGTTGTACGCGCTGTGTCCGGTTTACGACCGAAGTTGCCGGTATCACCCAAATGGGTCAGACGGGCCGCGGCGAGGATGCCGAGGTGACGTCATACCTCGGGCAGACGCTGGATTCGAATTTACAAGGCAATATCATTGACTTATGCCCCGTTGGCGCGCTGACATCCAAACCCTACGCCTTTACCGCCCGCCCGTGGGAGCTGACAAAAACCCCCAGCATCGACGTGATGGATGCGCTGGGCAGCAATATTCGTATCGACACGCGCGGGCGCGAAGTCATGCGTATTTTGCCCCGCAACCATGACGGCGTGAACGAGGAGTGGATCTCGGACAAGACGCGGTTCATTTGGGACGGTATCCGACGGCAACGGCTTGATCGGCCGTATATCCGCGAAGATGGCCGGTTGCGCCCTGTCTCGTGGCCCGAGGCTTTGGCCCTGTTGGCGCAGAAAGCGACGGGCGTGAAAGTGGCCGGTCTGGTGGGCGATTTGGCCTCGGTCGAGGCAGCTTATGCGTTGAAACTACTGGTGGAATCGCTGGGTGGTCAGGTGGAATCGCGTCTGGATGGCGCGGCGCTGCCATTGGAACGGGGCGGTTATGCCGGCACCGCGCGGATCGACGATATCGACCATGCGCGCCACATTACGCTGATCGGCACCAACCCCCGGGTCGAATCGCCCGTTCTGAACGCCCGCATTCGCAAGGCATGGTTGGCGGGGGCCGAGGTGACGATGGTGGGTACGCCCGCCGATTTGACTTACGCGGTTCACCATGCAGGCGACAGCGCCGCCGCCATCGCGGATTTGCCGCGTGATCCGGTCGAGGGTGGTTTGATCATCATCGGGCAGGGCGCGTTGATGGATGGCGGCGCAACCTTAGCGGCGGCGTTTGACTTGGCGGCGGCACAGGGCGGTAAGGTGCTGGTATTGCACACCGCCGCCGCGCGCGTCGGCGCGCTGGATGTCGGCGCCGCGACCGAGGGCGGCCTTGATGCTGCGTTGCAGGGCGCGGGGCTGATTTACGCGCTAGGCGTCGATGAGATTGACCTGCCCGAGGGGCCATTCGTGGTCTATCAGGGCAGCCACGGCGATCGCGGTGCGCATCGTGCCGATCTGATCCTGCCGGCGGCCTGCTATGCCGAGGAATCCGGCCTGTTCGTGAATACCGAAGGTCGTCCGCAACTGGCTTTGCGCGCAGGCTTCCCCCCGGGCGAGGCGCGCGAGAATTGGGCCGTGCTGCGGGCCGTTTCGTCGGCGTTGGGCGCGCCCTTGCCGTGGGATACTTTGGCCGCGCTGCGCCAGCATCTGGTGCAGGCGCACCCGCATCTGGGCCTGTTGGACGTGGTGCCGGAAAATCCGGCCCCCGCCTTGGCGCAGGGCCCACTGGGGCAAGGGACTTTCCCCGCCGTGGTGACGGAATTCTATCTGACAAACCCGATTGCGCGTGCCTCCGCCCTGATGGGGCAGTTGGCGGCGGGTGTCAGTCGACGGGCCATCGCGGCGGAGTAG